The following proteins are co-located in the Siansivirga zeaxanthinifaciens CC-SAMT-1 genome:
- a CDS encoding DUF4955 domain-containing protein, which translates to MKQIIYFLTFLIGFAMYAQNIEAPSWVDFASKKLTGNLSEATLNDFSYTGYHFSEKEIPDVSGWNTISVTDYGAIPNDAGYDDVAIQAAIDAAEASNQPTVVFFPAGRYIVSSETTKTQPITINGSNIVLKGAGASTGGTEIYTDKFNEGKFDNDTIDYRFLFMPTNTDSNDITQVTSEIKKGDFEVQVASTANLSVGQYVDLFQKTTDNLEANMPGLTPNVRWTIINRDGIRPFEKHLITKISGNKVTFKNPVQLNMPVSSTTVLRTYNTISEVGVEDILFTSGWKDYPEIFVHHANNIVDYAWQSVFFSNVVNGWIRNCDFKDWNECIFIEKSLAVTVKNINIYGKRGHTGFYSRYSYGVLFENCIDTCSEGLVNANEKGMLHGPGMRWSTTSSVFINCPMQPDQSIDCHASHPYANLLDNIQGGILLGNGGAETSYPNSGPYLTFWNFKHEANFTTRLYDFWFISNTTQRRTHTFPNPLFVGFQVGAGENITFKNEGLDELRGQQVYPNSLFDAQLQLRLHNRYMSASSSKTNAEAKLANDNDDATYWESRNAGTGEWLLLDLGINKTVKGITVKEASTRIKDWTLDYWDGSQWTELIAGSEIGTAKTVNFDLITARKLRFNIVNMLAGQESASASISAFGIVPGPLELPANNFNIQTIGETCINKQNGKVLITANATYNYVASLNGATYNFTGATSIENLSPGTYDLCITVDGEDFEQCYQVSIEGGVSLSGKMEVIKKSVEVSVVTGVAPYTVYKNGNQILETYQSHFSIDVNHGDNIEVVSKDACQGKMAKTINLLDNIKAYPNPSTGIFEIFVPSDLEVMDLEIYNTQSQLIGFKRYQLNAGKLTLNIEDKPNGIYFVKINLEKPVFIKLIKQ; encoded by the coding sequence TTGAAACAAATAATTTATTTTTTAACTTTTTTAATAGGGTTTGCCATGTATGCCCAAAATATAGAAGCACCTTCCTGGGTAGATTTTGCTTCTAAAAAGTTAACAGGCAATTTATCGGAAGCTACATTAAATGATTTCTCCTATACAGGCTACCATTTTTCGGAGAAGGAAATACCGGATGTTTCTGGTTGGAATACCATAAGCGTAACCGATTATGGAGCCATTCCTAATGATGCAGGTTATGATGATGTGGCTATTCAAGCTGCTATTGATGCTGCCGAGGCAAGTAACCAACCAACCGTTGTTTTCTTTCCTGCTGGTAGGTACATCGTTTCTAGCGAAACCACTAAAACCCAACCTATAACCATAAATGGCAGCAATATAGTTTTAAAAGGAGCTGGGGCCAGTACTGGGGGTACCGAAATTTATACAGATAAATTTAATGAGGGAAAGTTTGACAATGACACCATAGATTATAGATTTCTGTTTATGCCTACTAATACAGATTCAAATGATATTACACAAGTAACATCAGAAATAAAAAAAGGTGATTTTGAAGTTCAGGTGGCTAGTACTGCTAATCTATCAGTAGGGCAGTACGTAGATTTATTTCAAAAAACAACAGATAATTTAGAGGCCAATATGCCTGGATTAACACCTAATGTAAGATGGACTATCATTAATAGAGATGGTATTCGGCCTTTTGAAAAACATTTGATTACCAAAATATCTGGAAATAAAGTAACGTTTAAAAACCCCGTACAGTTAAATATGCCTGTATCTTCTACTACCGTTCTAAGAACCTATAATACCATTAGCGAAGTAGGCGTTGAGGATATTTTATTTACGAGTGGTTGGAAAGACTATCCGGAAATTTTTGTGCACCATGCCAATAATATTGTTGATTATGCTTGGCAATCTGTTTTTTTTAGTAACGTAGTCAATGGTTGGATAAGAAATTGCGATTTTAAAGATTGGAACGAATGTATTTTTATTGAAAAAAGTTTAGCTGTAACTGTAAAAAATATTAATATTTATGGAAAACGTGGGCATACTGGTTTTTATTCCAGATATAGTTACGGTGTTCTATTTGAAAATTGCATAGATACATGTAGCGAAGGCTTGGTAAATGCTAATGAAAAGGGGATGCTACATGGCCCAGGAATGCGCTGGAGTACTACAAGTTCAGTTTTTATAAATTGTCCTATGCAGCCCGACCAATCAATAGATTGTCATGCTTCTCATCCTTATGCCAATTTATTGGATAACATACAAGGGGGTATTTTATTAGGTAATGGAGGAGCAGAGACATCTTACCCCAATAGTGGACCTTATTTAACATTTTGGAATTTTAAACATGAGGCTAATTTTACAACAAGGCTCTACGATTTTTGGTTTATCTCTAATACAACACAAAGAAGAACACATACGTTTCCAAATCCTCTTTTTGTAGGTTTTCAGGTAGGCGCAGGAGAAAATATAACGTTTAAAAATGAAGGTTTAGACGAGTTGCGTGGTCAGCAGGTATATCCTAATTCTTTATTCGATGCACAATTACAGTTACGATTGCATAATAGGTATATGTCGGCATCCTCATCCAAAACCAATGCAGAAGCTAAATTGGCAAATGATAATGATGACGCTACGTATTGGGAGTCCCGAAATGCAGGAACTGGAGAGTGGCTTTTGTTAGATTTAGGTATTAACAAAACGGTTAAAGGAATCACTGTAAAAGAAGCCTCAACAAGAATTAAGGATTGGACATTGGATTATTGGGATGGTAGTCAGTGGACAGAACTTATTGCTGGTTCCGAAATTGGTACTGCAAAGACGGTTAATTTCGATCTTATTACAGCACGTAAACTGCGTTTTAATATTGTCAATATGTTGGCTGGACAGGAGTCTGCTTCGGCTTCTATCTCAGCTTTTGGAATTGTCCCTGGACCTCTAGAGTTACCTGCGAATAACTTCAATATTCAAACCATTGGTGAAACTTGTATAAATAAGCAAAACGGTAAGGTACTCATTACAGCAAATGCAACCTATAATTATGTGGCAAGCCTAAATGGCGCTACATATAACTTTACTGGTGCCACTAGCATTGAAAATCTCTCTCCAGGCACATACGACTTATGTATTACCGTAGATGGGGAGGATTTTGAGCAGTGTTATCAAGTATCGATTGAAGGTGGGGTTAGTTTGTCTGGTAAGATGGAAGTAATTAAAAAGTCTGTCGAGGTTTCAGTAGTAACTGGCGTTGCCCCATATACGGTTTACAAGAATGGTAATCAAATATTAGAAACCTACCAATCTCATTTCAGTATCGATGTTAATCATGGTGATAATATAGAAGTTGTAAGTAAGGATGCTTGCCAAGGAAAAATGGCTAAAACCATCAATTTGCTGGACAACATTAAAGCTTATCCGAATCCTTCAACGGGCATTTTCGAAATATTTGTACCTAGTGATTTGGAAGTAATGGATTTGGAAATTTATAATACGCAATCACAATTAATTGGCTTTAAAAGATATCAACTTAATGCTGGAAAATTAACATTAAATATTGAGGATAAACCTAATGGCATTTATTTTGTTAAAATTAATTTGGAAAAACCTGTGTTTATAAAGTTAATAAAGCAATAA
- a CDS encoding BNR-4 repeat-containing protein, translating to MTKTIFKALIFFYIGFFSLHSIGQVTLESEVKITDVAMYFNGNKVPISHTANSTTGYDYVYGRSLTPHGDCIKVYGKYVFLTWYRGGKSDRHVMLTRYNTETGTLKTIEFPHQHTGYNGKWWIGETHNTISVGICPKNETIHMLYDMHRNGNVPEFSNDYLRYSYTVAGAATVSDQEFTIDKFVQSPNGNYKHLSFPGINDDNTTKLLTYPDFFTNDEGDLFMKNRFGYSENGKFIFAKYNGTSWVGYTDFNRTQASSYDSPYNWGLYGDIKFLNGKIRVGFQQRANLKNDKYQYQNGFYYAYSDDSSGLTQWKNHAGTEFSRPLSNSDLIKISEPGDLVATTEKDKVYMVSGFDWTVTDNNDIHFIGRVKDNSTTSSTAGQTKQVHTYKPAGATSFITTTDFSGAETLYASGNYIYIVGLTS from the coding sequence ATGACAAAAACTATTTTTAAAGCACTAATATTCTTTTACATCGGTTTTTTTTCACTTCATTCTATAGGGCAGGTAACCCTAGAATCAGAGGTAAAAATTACAGATGTTGCTATGTACTTTAACGGAAATAAAGTGCCTATAAGTCACACGGCTAATTCAACTACTGGATACGACTATGTTTATGGTCGTTCACTAACCCCTCATGGCGATTGCATTAAAGTTTATGGGAAATATGTTTTTTTAACTTGGTATCGCGGTGGAAAAAGCGATAGACATGTCATGCTTACCCGATATAACACTGAAACGGGAACATTGAAAACTATAGAATTTCCACATCAACACACAGGATATAATGGCAAATGGTGGATTGGTGAGACTCATAATACCATTTCGGTTGGCATTTGTCCAAAAAATGAAACGATACACATGCTATACGATATGCATAGAAATGGTAATGTTCCAGAATTTTCAAACGACTATTTAAGGTATTCATATACGGTTGCTGGAGCGGCAACGGTTTCAGACCAAGAGTTTACAATCGACAAGTTTGTACAGTCACCCAATGGTAATTACAAACATTTATCATTTCCTGGAATTAATGACGATAATACCACAAAATTATTGACCTATCCAGATTTTTTTACCAATGATGAAGGTGATTTATTTATGAAAAATAGATTTGGATATTCTGAAAATGGGAAGTTTATTTTTGCTAAATACAACGGCACAAGTTGGGTAGGCTATACCGATTTTAATAGAACACAAGCATCAAGTTACGATAGTCCTTATAATTGGGGGCTTTATGGCGATATTAAATTTCTTAACGGTAAAATTAGGGTTGGTTTTCAACAACGTGCGAATTTAAAGAACGATAAATACCAATATCAAAATGGATTTTATTATGCTTACAGCGATGATTCAAGCGGTTTAACACAATGGAAAAATCATGCAGGGACAGAATTCTCACGACCACTTTCAAATTCCGATTTGATAAAAATTTCAGAACCTGGCGATTTAGTTGCCACTACCGAAAAAGATAAAGTTTACATGGTTAGTGGTTTCGATTGGACTGTTACAGATAATAATGACATTCATTTTATTGGGCGCGTTAAAGATAACAGCACCACCAGTAGTACTGCAGGACAAACGAAACAAGTTCACACCTATAAACCCGCAGGCGCAACTAGTTTTATAACAACGACCGATTTTTCGGGTGCAGAAACCTTATATGCGTCTGGTAATTATATTTACATAGTCGGGTTAACCTCTTGA
- a CDS encoding T9SS type A sorting domain-containing protein, with product MQIINLGINTPQTFGVNIITPSNNQAFKEGENIQLYANATTNTGVITKVEFYVNNILSQEVTSSPYLVNWIPSAVGNYTIKAKAYNSSGNSIESSQVSISVNPVDKTDLTGDIYRLKNVVTGKFLQAQTISASSVLMNDSGEGQDKEWIFTKSNNYYNIDSEVTGILRATGSGFSPPYAIVNTTKASPATDSDKIWIVHYLEADDTYRFEAGSNGRFLYHDADGSVYNTSVLETDARSKWKAISKSTSLSNSKNDMKFKSMHVYPNPAKDHFTIVLQNFGTSVVSIYNVLGSLVYQEIAKNNMVKIQDANKLNPGMYIIKVKDTENNNALAKLIIK from the coding sequence TTGCAAATAATAAATTTAGGAATTAACACACCTCAAACCTTTGGCGTAAATATAATAACCCCAAGCAATAATCAAGCATTTAAGGAGGGCGAAAACATACAATTATATGCTAATGCAACTACTAATACGGGCGTTATTACAAAGGTAGAGTTTTATGTAAACAACATACTAAGTCAAGAAGTTACAAGTAGTCCTTATTTAGTAAACTGGATACCAAGCGCTGTTGGTAATTATACAATTAAGGCTAAAGCATATAATAGCTCGGGAAATTCAATAGAATCTAGCCAAGTTTCAATTAGTGTAAACCCAGTTGATAAAACAGATTTAACAGGCGATATTTATCGATTAAAAAACGTGGTTACTGGAAAATTTTTGCAAGCGCAAACCATATCTGCAAGTTCTGTTTTAATGAATGATTCTGGAGAAGGTCAGGATAAGGAATGGATATTTACAAAATCGAATAATTATTATAATATCGACAGTGAGGTTACAGGTATTTTAAGAGCTACTGGAAGTGGGTTTTCACCACCTTATGCCATTGTAAATACAACAAAGGCATCTCCAGCAACAGATTCTGATAAAATTTGGATTGTTCATTATTTAGAAGCAGATGATACATATCGATTTGAAGCTGGAAGTAATGGTCGTTTTTTGTACCATGATGCCGATGGTAGTGTTTACAACACCTCGGTTTTAGAAACGGATGCGCGAAGCAAATGGAAGGCGATTTCAAAAAGTACATCACTAAGCAATTCAAAAAACGACATGAAGTTTAAAAGTATGCACGTTTATCCTAATCCAGCAAAAGACCATTTTACAATTGTTTTACAAAATTTTGGAACGTCTGTGGTTAGCATATATAATGTTCTCGGCTCCTTAGTTTACCAAGAAATCGCTAAAAATAATATGGTTAAAATACAAGATGCCAATAAATTAAATCCAGGTATGTATATTATAAAGGTTAAGGATACAGAAAATAATAACGCTTTGGCTAAACTTATTATAAAATAG
- a CDS encoding fibronectin type III domain-containing protein, with product MKKSYLYLVTLVSVFLSCSGGGDGDPGPSPEPENTAPTVPVQIYPLSNTLCIDNNVVFEWSASSDIEGNPISYRVEVSESSDFSILLHDVSSSSTSRVITLEKGKSYYWRLKSLDTKGAESAYSATSNFLTEGTGVSNHLPFAPELVSPALNSEIDGSSTTLSWTASDVDNDTLSYDVYLDTNSSPSTKVSEGQSGTSYDATGLTAASTYYFKVIVKDGNGGVTIGQVWSFTTK from the coding sequence ATGAAAAAGTCATATTTATATTTAGTTACTCTCGTTAGTGTTTTTTTATCCTGTAGTGGCGGTGGAGATGGTGACCCAGGTCCAAGTCCGGAGCCTGAAAACACAGCACCTACAGTACCTGTACAGATTTATCCATTGAGTAATACCTTATGTATTGATAATAATGTGGTTTTTGAATGGTCCGCCTCTAGCGATATTGAGGGTAACCCCATAAGCTACAGAGTGGAAGTATCAGAAAGCAGTGACTTCTCAATTTTATTGCATGATGTTAGTAGTTCTTCAACCTCTAGGGTTATTACCTTAGAAAAGGGGAAATCCTATTATTGGCGTTTAAAATCCTTAGACACTAAAGGGGCGGAAAGCGCATATTCTGCTACTAGTAATTTTCTAACTGAAGGAACTGGGGTTTCAAATCATTTGCCATTTGCACCAGAGTTGGTATCACCAGCATTGAATTCTGAAATTGATGGTTCTAGTACGACACTCAGTTGGACTGCTAGCGATGTGGATAATGATACCTTAAGCTATGATGTGTATTTAGATACCAACAGTAGTCCATCAACAAAAGTATCGGAAGGACAATCAGGAACAAGCTATGACGCCACAGGCTTAACTGCGGCATCAACTTATTATTTCAAAGTTATTGTAAAAGATGGTAACGGAGGTGTTACCATTGGGCAAGTTTGGAGTTTTACTACTAAATAA
- a CDS encoding BNR-4 repeat-containing protein, with protein sequence MLFVFSNITVAQVVLENEIKITDLGLHFDGNEVSSGASNTGDNAPYDYFFGRNISAHGDCIKTYGDYVFMTWYRGPKADRHVMLTRYNTKTGTMATIEFPHRHTGYQNRYWIGESHNTIAVGISPLNGTIHLLYDMHSYSASRPSDGSLANDYFRYSYSIANAATLPDADFTLDKFVQNGSGGYKHLRMPGSAPQSEFVSLTYPKFFLNDSGDLFMLMREGGNNNGMYKFIKYDASSGNWGNFIDFNALNAKNQPGITYNWGLYGEMKYLNGKLRIGFQRRSSNNNDKYIYQNGVYYAYSDDQSAATGWKNYKGESFSVPLYDADFIKVMEPGDYVQTTQTDQVRIVDGFDWTVTENEDVHIISKVKDNQFNVTKYLHTYKPAGATDFITSEGFSGGGSELYTSGNSVFLIGLTSSKRVFIEKAEGGTNNFTRIYEATSGRTFDHGVVHINNGKVYYYLMENKSGNAQPLYLQIIDLGIVPKNPTASNNFTIESIGETCANKNNGKLIITGNATHNYKTTINGVAYDFTKELTIEDLPPGTYDFCIDVVGENYNHCYEVTIEGGASLTGKIEVVKQSASVSVTSGKGPYKVYKNGVVLFETQQTNFTIDVDHGDEIQVKSKEACQGLISKTINFLEDIKAYPNPSGGIFELYIPDGIHTIDFEVYNIHSKLISKNTSRVTGGKVQIDITDKPKGLYFVKLNSEKPVFIKLIKK encoded by the coding sequence ATGTTATTTGTTTTTTCGAATATAACAGTTGCTCAAGTTGTATTAGAAAACGAAATAAAAATAACAGATTTAGGCCTGCACTTTGATGGTAATGAAGTGTCTAGCGGTGCTTCTAATACAGGCGATAATGCACCGTATGATTATTTTTTTGGGCGCAATATATCAGCACATGGCGATTGTATAAAAACTTATGGTGATTATGTTTTTATGACCTGGTATCGTGGCCCAAAAGCAGACCGTCATGTGATGTTGACACGATATAACACCAAAACGGGTACCATGGCAACCATAGAGTTTCCTCACAGACACACAGGCTACCAAAATAGGTATTGGATTGGTGAATCACACAATACGATAGCGGTCGGCATTAGTCCTTTAAATGGTACAATTCATTTATTGTACGATATGCATTCTTATAGTGCTTCCAGACCTTCTGATGGAAGTTTGGCAAACGATTATTTTAGGTATTCTTACTCAATAGCCAACGCCGCTACTTTGCCAGATGCCGATTTTACTTTGGATAAGTTTGTTCAAAACGGTAGTGGTGGCTATAAGCATTTAAGAATGCCTGGTAGTGCGCCTCAATCAGAGTTTGTATCATTAACATATCCAAAATTCTTTTTAAATGATAGTGGAGACCTTTTTATGCTCATGCGAGAGGGTGGTAACAACAACGGTATGTACAAGTTTATAAAATACGACGCTAGTAGTGGAAACTGGGGTAACTTTATAGACTTTAATGCTTTAAATGCTAAAAACCAACCTGGTATTACTTACAACTGGGGGCTTTATGGTGAAATGAAGTACCTAAATGGGAAACTACGTATAGGATTTCAACGCAGATCCTCAAATAATAACGATAAATATATTTACCAAAATGGTGTGTATTATGCCTATTCAGATGACCAAAGCGCTGCCACAGGATGGAAAAACTATAAAGGAGAATCTTTTTCAGTGCCACTTTATGATGCTGACTTCATAAAGGTAATGGAGCCTGGAGATTATGTACAAACTACACAAACTGATCAGGTGCGTATAGTAGATGGCTTTGATTGGACAGTAACTGAAAATGAAGATGTGCACATTATAAGTAAAGTGAAAGACAATCAATTTAACGTTACTAAATATTTGCACACCTATAAACCAGCAGGAGCCACAGATTTTATCACATCAGAGGGTTTTTCAGGAGGTGGCTCCGAATTATATACTTCAGGCAACAGTGTTTTTCTTATAGGGTTAACCAGCAGTAAACGTGTATTTATAGAAAAGGCAGAGGGAGGTACCAATAATTTTACAAGAATTTATGAAGCCACTTCAGGAAGAACGTTCGATCATGGTGTAGTACACATAAATAATGGCAAGGTTTATTATTATTTAATGGAAAACAAAAGCGGTAATGCACAACCATTATATCTACAGATTATAGATTTAGGGATTGTACCAAAAAACCCAACTGCTTCGAATAATTTTACAATTGAGTCTATTGGAGAGACCTGTGCAAATAAAAACAACGGCAAGCTTATTATTACAGGCAATGCTACACATAATTATAAAACAACAATCAATGGAGTAGCTTATGATTTCACAAAGGAATTGACCATTGAGGATTTACCACCAGGTACTTATGATTTTTGTATTGATGTGGTAGGAGAAAATTATAATCACTGTTACGAAGTTACCATAGAAGGAGGAGCAAGTCTAACCGGAAAGATAGAGGTTGTTAAGCAGTCAGCTAGCGTATCGGTAACCTCAGGCAAAGGCCCTTATAAGGTTTATAAAAATGGGGTAGTGTTATTTGAGACCCAACAAACCAATTTTACAATAGACGTAGACCATGGTGATGAGATTCAGGTAAAGAGCAAAGAAGCCTGCCAAGGTTTAATATCAAAGACCATTAATTTCCTAGAAGATATAAAAGCCTATCCAAACCCATCAGGTGGTATATTTGAATTGTACATTCCTGATGGAATACACACCATAGATTTTGAGGTTTACAATATCCATTCAAAATTAATAAGCAAAAATACCAGTAGGGTTACCGGCGGAAAAGTTCAGATAGATATAACAGATAAGCCAAAAGGTCTCTACTTTGTAAAATTAAATTCAGAAAAACCGGTATTCATAAAATTAATAAAGAAGTAA